The Pyxidicoccus sp. MSG2 DNA segment GCACCGCCCCATCTCCGCACCTCGACGTGGCCACGCCCGAGCGCGTGGCGCTCACCCTGCCCGTGGCCGGCATCGGCTACCGGTGCCTCGCGTGGCTCGTGGACGCGGGCCTGCTGTTCTTCTTCTGGATTGTCGCCTACTTCGTCTTCACGCTGCTGGTGTCCGACGTGCTGGGTGTGTTGCAGGCGCTGTCCGGGCTGGCGCGCACGCTGCTGGTGGTGGGGCTCTTCGCCACGCAATGGCTGTACTGGACGGTGGGCGAGGTCTTCTTCCATGGACAGACAGTGGGCAAGCGGGTGCTGGGCATCCGCGTGGTGAGGATGGACGGCTCGCCGGTGGGCCTCTTCGAGAGCGCGGTGCGCAACCTCTGCCGCGCGGTGGACTTCCTGCCCATGCTGTACGCCGCCGGCTGCATCTCCATGCTGCTCACCCGCCAGCATCGGCGCCTGGGAGACCTGCTCGCCGGCACGC contains these protein-coding regions:
- a CDS encoding RDD family protein, translated to MRTAPSPHLDVATPERVALTLPVAGIGYRCLAWLVDAGLLFFFWIVAYFVFTLLVSDVLGVLQALSGLARTLLVVGLFATQWLYWTVGEVFFHGQTVGKRVLGIRVVRMDGSPVGLFESAVRNLCRAVDFLPMLYAAGCISMLLTRQHRRLGDLLAGTLLVREERIDLDKYTATSELSQGVVPAQSATRALTPGEVELVLAFLARAGGLTPEVRQRMGEKLVDRVGGLSGDERAAVLASPERTEAFLRARARAEV